A stretch of Podospora bellae-mahoneyi strain CBS 112042 chromosome 5, whole genome shotgun sequence DNA encodes these proteins:
- a CDS encoding hypothetical protein (EggNog:ENOG503P3V0; COG:S), translating into MAPKKVADKTIAAELTSVVDQIYNGPDRDKLSVNYARELVEEKLGLDEGFLKEGQWKARSKEIIRSALEALENAESEPEPSPQPPKRKAKQQPKNGAPAKRAKKSPSAAPEADVPSESGDVDDASEASEQPAKKRKLAKPSKKRRVVSDDDDEASDASAKEPESTKKKAQKDREEMPARGDATVTAKDDSSELSEIKSVPESADKIPDSNDELSDVIDESPKRKQKAQAKPKAAEKPKPVVVAKEDGNESSSSLSSVIDDEPPIKRKGKGSAAPKAPAARKTKAAATEASPDEATIKQLQGQLLKCGVRKVWAFEFKKGGQTTPKAKINRLKEMLAEIGMTGRFSEARAKEIKMQRELMADLDAVKQWDQTFGVADGGRRSRRGAPVKSFREPSISGDDEAEKDDQEDEDDEESDEEVSDAAESSESSDDNGASVDSEEEEKPKKGKGKGATKRRAVSDEESDSD; encoded by the exons ATGGCGCCAAAGAAGGTGGCAGACAAGACAATTGCCGCCGAGCTGACCAGTGTGGTCGACCAAATCTACAATGGTCCCGACCGCGACAAGCTCTCCGTCAATTACGCCCGCGAACTGGTCGAGGAGAAACTTGGTCTGGACGAGGGCTTCTTGAAAGAGGGCCAGTGGAAGGCCAGGAGTAAAGAAATCATTCGCTCCGCTTTG GAAGCGCTTGAGAATGCCGAATCCGAACCTGAACCCTCCCCTCAGCCCCCGAAGCGCAAGgcgaagcagcagccaaagAACGGTGCCCCCGCCAAGCGAGCAAAGAAAAgcccctccgccgccccagAGGCAGACGTGCCTTCTGAGTCCGGCGACGTCGACGATGCCAGTGAAGCTTCGGAGCAGCCGGCCAAGAAACGGAAGCTCGCGAAGCcgtccaagaagaggagagtAGTTtcggacgacgatgacgaagcCAGCGACGCAAGTGCCAAGGAACCAGAATCTACCAAGAAGAAAGCTCAGAAAGACAGGGAAGAGATGCCTGCAAGAGGCGATGCGACAGTCACAGCGAAGGACGATTCGAGTGAGCTCTCTGAAATTAAGAGTGTGCCGGAGAGCGCCGACAAGATTCCAGACAGCAACGACGAATTGTCCGACGTGATCGACGAATCGCcgaaaaggaaacaaaaagcACAAGCCAAACCCAAGGCAGCCGAGAAACCTAAACCTGTGGTTGTCGCAAAAGAGGATGGCAATGAGTCCTCTAGTTCCCTCTCATCTGTTATCGATGATGAACCTCCAATCAAGCGCAAGGGAAAAGGCTCCGCAGCACCGAAAGCCCCAGCAGCGCGTAAGACCAAGGCGGCAGCTACCGAGGCCTCACCGGATGAAGCTACGATCAAGCAACTGCAGGGTCAACTTTTAAAGTGCGGCGTCCGTAAAGTCTGGGCGTTTGAGTTCAAGAAAGGCGGACAGACGACacccaaggccaagatcaacCGTCTCAAGGAGATGCTTGCTGAAATCGGAATGACTGGTCGCTTTTCAGAGGCCAGAGCTAAGGAGATCAAGATGCAGCGGGAGTTGATGGCTGACCTGGACGCTGTTAAGCAGTGGGACCAGAcctttggtgttgctgatggcggCCGGCGTTCAAGGCGAGGCGCTCCTGTCAAGAGCTTCAGGGAGCCTAGCATcagtggcgatgatgaggctgagaaggatgatcaggaagatgaagatgatgaggagagcgACGAGGAGGTCAGCGATGCTGCCGAGTCCAGTGAGTCCAGCGATGACAATGGCGCAAGCGTGGacagtgaggaggaggagaagccaaagaaaggcaagggaaagggggccACCAAACGGAGGGCTGTATCCGATGAGGAGAGTGACTCGGACTAA
- a CDS encoding hypothetical protein (EggNog:ENOG503PC5I), with translation MMRQAIQFSLLLIAAATTARAAKGTVWATPHESYSSSVGVLGCKVDTNRIAYWPGSVDCNNICISLSYEGRKVKLLRIDQSEGAYDVSYDAWNYLYSGYSATEKPTAGGETPMEYEELAASECSDLIHTPDGKLPLSAANSMNFLASCLEKDTWVGKNHILFNILDPICSWGHDEPCNLDWPAANQAQCPNGLGTPAELTTAPVYNIQYNTGKRVLASTGQVVASQAAPSQMQQNLAGILKGSGGMTVALSLLTFLILL, from the coding sequence ATGATGCGCCAAGCCATTCAATTCTCTTTGCTtctcatcgccgccgccacaaCAGCGCGCGCGGCCAAAGGCACCGTTTGGGCGACACCTCACGAGAGTTATTCTTCTTCAGTTGGAGTTTTGGGCTGCAAGGTGGACACCAATCGCATTGCCTACTGGCCTGGCTCAGTTGACTGCAACAACATCTGCATTTCGCTCAGTTatgaggggaggaaggtcAAACTTTTGCGCATCGATCAGAGCGAGGGCGCATACGATGTCAGCTACGACGCTTGGAATTATCTGTACTCGGGCTATTCGGCGACAGAGAAGCCAACAGCTGGCGGCGAGACGCCCATGGAGTATGAGGAATTGGCAGCTTCTGAATGCTCCGACTTGATCCATACACCAGACGGCAAGCTTCCTTTGAGCGCGGCAAACAGCATGAACTTCCTCGCCAGCTGCCTTGAGAAGGATACCTGGGTCGGCAAGAACCACATTCTTTTCAACATCTTGGATCCTATCTGTTCTTGGGGACACGACGAACCGTGCAATCTGGACTGGCCAGCAGCAAACCAAGCGCAGTGCCCGAACGGATTGGGGACACCGGCCGAATTAACGACTGCACCTGTTTACAACATTCAATACAACACTGGAAAGAGGGTCCTGGCATCTACTGGGCAGGTGGTAGCCAGCCAGGCGGCTCCTAGCCAAATGCAACAGAACCTTGCTGGGATATTGAAAGGCTCTGGCGGGATGACCGtggccttgagcttgctTACCTTTTTGATTCTCTTATGA
- a CDS encoding hypothetical protein (EggNog:ENOG503NXRB; COG:Q) yields MALLSLGVEPSLLLLLGGFALYVLGSILYNLLLHPLRSFPGPLLMRATRLGHIRLLCRGTLPFDLLPLHQKYGPVVRIGPNELAFSNPQAWKDIMGHRTDKSEEFEKYLGFYRPVDDLPVDIVNAKREEHGLLRRTMAHGFSDRSMREQQPLIKQYVDLLVRKLRAAGGEKVDLAAWYNYTTFDVIGDLAFGESFGCLEGGEYHPWVKAIFELARVGVVFQSLVHYPWVFKALMAVVPKSLMEERERHYQMTLVKLKKRMEGGKERSDLIEGLLKKADEWGLTLQKLQANSAILIIGGSETTATLLSGVTFLLMTNPDALEKLTAEVRGAFKSEDEIDFMSVSNLPYLLACLDEALRMYPPVPTGLPRVVPPAGASIAGHYVPGGTVVAVHQWAMYHNEEHFKKPFEFHPERWLGDPEFASDHKEAFQPFHLGPRNCLGRNLAYIEMRLILTRVLWNFDLKMDEDSADWMSKQRIFNLWEKGALNAYLTPVQR; encoded by the exons atgGCCCTCCTGTCCCTAGGAGTAGagccctccctcctcctcctcctaggAGGC TTCGCACTCTACGTCCTGGGCAGCATACTctacaacctcctcctccaccctctccgctCCTTCCccggccccctcctcatGCGCGCCACCCGCCTAGGCCACATCCGCCTCCTGTGTCGCggcaccctccccttcgacctcctccccctccaccaaaagtACGGCCCCGTCGTCCGCATCGGCCCCAACGAGCTCGCCTTCTCCAATCCCCAGGCCTGGAAGGACATCATGGGCCACCGCACCGACAAGTCGGAAGAGTTTGAAAAGTACCTCGGGTTTTACCGCCCGGTGGACGACCTCCCGGTTGACATTGTGAACGCCAAAAGGGAGGAGCATGGTCTACTACGAAGAACAATGGCGCACGGTTTCTCCGATCGAAGCAtgagggagcagcagccgttGATTAAGCAGTATGTTGATTTGTTGGTGAGAAAGCTCAGAGCGGCCGGGGGGGAAAAGGTGGATTTGGCGGCGTGGTATAACTATACTACTTTCGATGTGATTGGGGAtttggcgtttggggagagttttgggtgtttggagggcggggagtaTCACCCGTGGGTCAAGGCGATTTTCGagctggcgagggtgggggttgtttttcAGAGCCTGGTTCATTACCCGTGGGTGTTCAAGGCgctgatggcggtggtgcccAAGAGCTTGATGGAGGAACGAGAGAGGCACTATCAGATGACGTTGGTGAAGTTGAAGAAacggatggagggggggaaggagaggagtgATTTGattgaggggttgttgaagaaggcggatgAGTGG GGTCTTACGCTTCAGAAACTGCAGGCCAACAGTGCGATTCTCATTATTGGGGGCTCCGAGACGACAGCGACGCTCCTTTCGGGGGTTACTTTCTTGCTGATGACGAACCCTGACGCGTTGGAGAAACTCACGGCCGAGGTCAGAGGTGCTTTCAAATCCGAGGACGAGATTGACTTTATGAGTGTCAGCAATCTCCCCTATCTGCTCGCCTGCCTGGACGAGGCGCTCAGGATGTATCCTCCTGTTCCGACTGGGCTGCCCAGAGTTGTTCCCCCAGCGGGAGCTAGCATCGCTGGACACTATGTCCCCGGTGGT ACGGTCGTGGCCGTCCATCAGTGGGCCATGTATCACAACGAGGAGCACTTCAAGAAGCCTTTTGAATTCCACCCTGAGAGATGGCTTGGCGACCCCGAATTCGCGAGCGATCACAAGGAAGCCTTTCAACCTTTCCACTTGGGTCCCCGGAACTGCTTGGGAAGGAACCTGGCCTACATCGAAATGCGTTTAATTCTTACCCGCGTACTTTGGAACTTTGACTTGAAGATGGATGAAGACAGCGCCGACTGGATGAGCAAGCAGCGGATTTTCAACctgtgggagaagggggcgcTGAATGCTTACTTGACGCCCGTGCAGAGGTAG
- a CDS encoding hypothetical protein (EggNog:ENOG503PA4M; COG:E; MEROPS:MER0003299): MVLLPHSRTSAVLSFLAFLTTSTCVSASRSPGLPFVINTWGGAFTAATDAAYLALIADRNTSALDAVEIGCATCEKNQCDTTVGYGGSPDESCETTLDAMVMDGTSMKTGAVAGLRRIKDAIGVARAVLEHTRHSLLVGDLATNFAIQNGFKEQDLTTEASKEKCEAWKRANCQSNYRLNVAPDPSTSCGPYTPLPGIDQQTLARSVMEDEGAVSHDTISMVVIHESGIMAAGTSTNGASHKVPGRVGDGPIVGSGSYVDGDVGGCGATGDGDIMMRFLPCYQAIENLRQGMSPQDAAEDVVARMLRKYPNMSSGIVVANTKGEHGGAGSGWTFTYSFRGGDMEATEVVSVPPLPRRLEERRRNTNDIPDEI, translated from the coding sequence ATGGTGCTCCTGCCTCATTCCCGTACCTCTGCGGTGCTCTCGTTTCTCGCCTTTTTGACCACTTCAACATGTGTTTCTGCAAGCCGAAGCCCAGGGCTCCCCTTCGTGATCAACACGTGGGGCGGCGCTTTCACAGCGGCCACTGATGCGGCATATCTCGCCCTCATCGCCGACAGAAACACGTCCGCTTTGGATGCAGTTGAGATTGGGTGTGCGACATGTGAGAAGAACCAGTGCGATACCACTGTTGGCTATGGCGGCTCACCGGACGAGTCCTGCGAGACCACTCTTGATGCCATGGTCATGGATGGCACCTCCATGAAGACCGGTGCTGTTGCCGGCTTGCGGAGGATCAAAGACGCGATTGGTGTTGCACGGGCTGTATTGGAGCACACTAGGCATTCACTTCTTGTTGGAGATTTGGCTACCAATTTTGCCATCCAGAATGGGTTCAAGGAACAGGATTTAACGACTGAGGCAAGCAAGGAGAAGTGCGAGGCTTGGAAGAGGGCCAATTGCCAGTCGAATTATAGGCTGAATGTTGCGCCTGATCCGAGCACTTCGTGTGGGCCCTATACGCCGTTGCCTGGGATTGATCAGCAGACACTGGCGAGATCGGTGATGGAGGACGAGGGCGCTGTGTCGCATGACACTATATCCATGGTTGTGATCCATGAATCAGGGATTATGGCCGCAGGAACATCGACCAACGGGGCTTCACACAAAGTCCCTGGAAGAGTTGGAGATGGCCCAATTGTCGGGAGCGGGTCTTATGTTGACGGTGATGTCGGTGGATGCGGAGCCACCGGGGACGGCGATATTATGATGCGCTTCTTGCCTTGCTACCAGGCTATCGAGAACTTGAGACAGGGGATGAGCCCACAGGATGCCGCAGAGGATGTTGTTGCCAGAATGCTGCGCAAGTATCCCAACATGTCGAGCGGGATTGTGGTGGCCAACACCAAAGGCGAACATGGGGGTGCAGGTTCGGGTTGGACGTTCACCTACTCATTCCGGGGGGGGGATATGGAGGCAACTGAGGTTGTATCGGTGCCGCCACTTCCAAGGAGACTCGAAGAACGAAGGAGGAACACCAATGACATTCCCGATGAGATCTGA
- a CDS encoding hypothetical protein (EggNog:ENOG503NXT3) — protein sequence MTTPPHGSKRHRENDDDHDDHDDDNHRPTKITIGDNNENYPVLWSNYSQLPRLCWSLRDRDRDRDHRASLPAPGAVRNMTIARVHTSSSRSQSLTFPPIETRYLRDLHPSFFQPNRPPPPPRRVRSPLPPRPGTTARPFPTTIYSLLQEQHLLDHRIHLPSPSSPSPSDLDKILTYLSTPIQTLTTTSFSSEAYDTFQHKSSLPPSQDDRLLPDGVLDIIAGCVPAFPQNRIYIPFNAMKPVNSLPDVIPTPYSFDGVRPAELEHLIRDREEEFVIATKRYEVPVAPNFFVEVVGRGGKGGVAAVAVDGAYGARGMFVLRSYAPGERKRGEGKGEGLAFSGVYDAGGVLRLFVHFVAEQEEGVDKKVEGLGYYMAELGRWEMMRGRDEFLKGARAFRNLRSWAGRVREGAVEGGNCWVGGLLGG from the coding sequence ATGACAACACCGCCGCACGGATCAAAGCGCCATCGTGAAAACGAtgacgaccacgacgaccacgacgacgacaaccaccgcCCCACCAAAATCACCATCGGTGACAACAACGAAAACTATCCCGTCCTGTGGAGCAACTACTCCCAGCTTCCACGATTATGCTGGTCCCTCCGCGATCGCGACCGCGACCGCGACCATAGAGCCTCCCTCCCAGCCCCCGGCGCGGTGCGAAACATGACCATCGCTCGCGtccacaccagcagcagtcgaAGCCAATCACTCACCTTCCCCCCGATCGAAACCAGATACCTCCGCGACTTAcacccctccttcttccaacccaaccgccctcctcctcccccccgacgAGTCCGCTCCCCTCTGCCCCCCCGCCCTGGTACCACCGCCCGCCCATTCCCCACCACAAtctactccctcctccaagaacaacacctcctcgaccaccgaatccacctcccctccccctcctccccctcaccgtCGGACCTTGACAAAATTTTGACTTACCTCTCAACCCCGATACAGACCCTCACAACCACGTCCTTTTCCTCAGAAGCATATGACACCTTCCAGCATaaatcctccctccccccctcccaagacgaccgcctcctccccgatGGGGTCCTGGACATCATCGCCGGGTGTGTCCCCGCCTTCCCCCAAAACAGGATCTACATCCCCTTCAACGCCATGAAACCGGTCAACTCGCTCCCTGACGTAATCCCCACCCCGTACAGCTTCGACGGTGTTCGACCGGCAGAGTTGGAACATCTTATTCGGGATCGGGAGGAAGAGTTTGTCATCGCGACCAAGAGGTACGAGGTACCTGTTGCGCCTAACTTTTttgtcgaggttgttgggaggggggggaaggggggtgttgctgcggtggcggtggatggGGCTTATGGGGCGAGGGGGATGTTTGTGCTGAGGAGTTACGCACcgggggaaaggaaaaggggggaaggaaaaggggaggggttggcgttTTCGGGGGTTTATGATGCGGGTGGGGTGTTAAGGTTGTTTGTGCATTTTGTTGCTGagcaggaagaaggggtggataaaaaggtggaggggttggggtatTACATGGCtgagttggggaggtgggagatgatgaggggacGGGACGAGTTTTTGAAAGGGGCGAGGGCGTTTAGGAATTTGAGGAGctgggcggggagggtgagggagggagcggtggaggggggaaattgctgggttggtggtttgttggggggttga
- the TPS1 gene encoding Trehalose-6-P synthase/phosphatase complex synthase subunit (EggNog:ENOG503NUM3; COG:G; CAZy:GT20), with protein MPGLVDENGSSGRLLLISNRLPITIKRTDDGQYSFSMSSGGLVTGLSGLSKATSFQWYGWPGLEVPEAEIGPMREQLKEKYNAYPVFVDDELADRHYNGFANSILWPLFHYHPGEITFDEAAWAAYRDVNRLFAKEVVKDVQDGDLVWVHDYHLMLLPQMLREEIGNSKKNVKIGFFLHTPFPSSEIYRILPVREQLLLGILECDLIGFHTYDYARHFLSSCSRILSTPTTPNGVDWNGRFVTVGAFPIGIDPEKFVEGLKKPSVQARIAALKRKFEGVKLIVGVDRLDYIKGVPQKLHALEVFLTEHPEWIGKIVLVQVAVPSRQDVEEYQNLRAVVNELVGRINGRFGTIEFMPIHFLHQSVSFDELTALYAVSDVCLVSSTRDGMNLVSYEYIATQRERHGVMILSEFTGAAQSLNGSLIVNPWNTEELANAIHDAVTMSPEQREANYRKLERYVFKYTSAWWGQSFVTELTRIPTFEEQQAEQTTRRAIKSAAEGVAEVANNGVEVVHDAVCAVTGDEETE; from the exons ATGCCCGGCCTCGTTGACGAAAACGGCTCGTCCGGTCGCCTCCTCCTAATCTCAAATCGccttcccatcaccatcaagcgAACAGACGATGGCCAATACAGCTTCTCCATGTCCTCAGGTGGTCTTGTCACTGGTCTCAGCGGCTTGTCCAAGGCCACCAGCTTCCAGTGGTATGGGTGGCCCGGCCTGGAGGTGCCCGAGGCGGAAATCGGTCCCATGAGAGAACAGCTCAAAGAGAAATACAACGCTTACCCCGTGTTCGTCGACGATGAGCTGGCTGACCGTCACTACAACGGCTTTGCGA ACTCGATCTTGTGGCCACTCTTCCACTACCACCCCGGTGAGATCACATTCGACGAGGCTGCTTGGGCTGCCTACCGCGATGTCAACAGATTATTTGCCAAGGAGGTGGTCAAAGACGTACAAGACGGCGATCTGGTCTGGGTCCACGACTACCATCTCATGCTGCTCCCGCAAATGTTGCGCGAGGAGATTGGAAACTCCAAGAAGAATGTAAAGattggcttcttcttgcacACGCCATTCCCCAGCAGTGAGATCTATCGCATTCTCCCGGTCAGAGAGCAACTGTTACTAGGGATCTTGGAATGCGACTTGATCGGCTTCCACACCTACGATTATGCCAGACATTTCCTGAGCAGTTGCTCGAGGATATT GTCtactccaacaacacctaATGGGGTTGACTGGAATGGCAGGTTCGTTACCGTCGGCGCTTTCCCAATCGGCATCGACCCCGAGAAGTTTGTTGAAGGCTTGAAGAAGCCGAGTGTTCAAGCGCGTATCGCCGCCTTGAAACGCAAGTTCGAGGGCGTCAAGCTCATCGTTGGTGTGGATCGCCTTGACTACATCAAGGGTGTCCCCCAAAAACTCCACGCGTTGGAGGTGTTCCTCACCGAACATCCCGAGTGGATTGGCAAGATTGTTCTGGTGCAGGTGGCGGTGCCAAGTCGTCAAGATGTGGAGGAATACCAGAACTTGCGAGCCGTCGTTAATGAGCTTGTGGGCCGCATCAATGGGAGGTTTGGCACGATTGAGTTCATGCCCAtccacttcctccaccaGTCTGTCTCGTTTGATGAGCTCACGGCACTCTACGCTGTCAGCGATGTCTGCCTGGTCAGCTCCACCCGCGACGGCATGAACCTGGTGTCATACGAATACATCGCCACACAGAGAGAGCGTCACGGAGTCATGATCCTGTCCGAGTTTACTGGAGCGGCTCAGAGTCTTAATGGAAGTCTGATCGTCAATCCCTGGAACACGGAAGAGCTGGCCAACGCCATCCACGACGCCGTCACCATGAGCCCCGAACAGCGCGAGGCTAACTACCGCAAGCTGGAGCGATATGTGTTCAAGTACACTAGCGCTTGGTGGGGCCAGAGCTTCGTGACGGAGTTGACTAGGATTCCAACTTTTGAGGAGCAACAGGCTGAGCAGACCACCAGACGGGCGATTAAGAGCGCCGCTGAGGGTGTTGCCGAAGTGGCCAACAACGGCGTCGAGGTGGTGCACGATGCTGTTTGTGCTGTGACgggtgatgaggagacgGAATAG